Proteins encoded by one window of Aptenodytes patagonicus chromosome 11, bAptPat1.pri.cur, whole genome shotgun sequence:
- the TPPP3 gene encoding tubulin polymerization-promoting protein family member 3: MAGSTEMASLEESFRKFAIYGDTKATGQEMNGKNWAKLCKDCKVTDGKSVTSTDVDIVFSKVKGKTARVINYEEFKKALEELAPKRFKDKSKEEAYEAICQLVAGKEPINVGVTKAKTVGAVERLTDTSKYTGSHKERFDESGKGKGKSGRENIVDTSGYVSAYKNAGTYDAKVKK; this comes from the exons ATGGCTGGGAGCACTGAGATGGCCTCCCTGGAAGAGAGCTTCCGCAAATTCGCCATCTACGGTGACACCAAGGCTACGGGGCAAGAAATGAACGGGAAGAACTGGGCCAAGCTGTGCAAAGACTGCAAAGTCACCGACGGCAAAAGCGTCACCAGCACCGACGTAGACATTGTCTTCTCCAAGGTGAA AGGGAAGACGGCCCGCGTCATCAACTACGAGGAGTTCAAGAAGGCGCTGGAGGAGCTGGCCCCCAAGAGATTTAAGGACAAGAGCAAAGAGGAGGCGTATGAAGCCATCTGCCAGCTGGTGGCAGGGAAGGAGCCCATTAACGTGGGCGTCACA AAAGCCAAGACGGTGGGGGCCGTGGAGAGGCTGACGGACACCTCCAAGTACACGGGCTCCCACAAGGAGCGCTTCGACGAGAGCGGCAAGGGCAAGGGCAAGAGCGGGCGGGAGAACATCGTGGACACCAGCGGCTACGTCAGTGCCTACAAGAACGCGGGCACCTACGACGCCAAAGTGAAAAAGTAG